CTTATCTTTATTTTTTTCTAAATCTTATAATTTTTTTTATTGAATTAAAGCAAATAATTTAAAATTATTATAGCTTATAAGCTTGTAAAAAAAATATTTAATAAGTTTTTAATTTTTTATCATTATTGTTTGAGATCCTAAATCTTTTGTAAATAAAAGATTAAAGTTTTGATTATTAAGCTCGATTAATACGATATTAGTTTGATTAGAAGCAATATCTAAAAACAGTGTATTCTCCCTCTTTATTATGTAAAATATGATTTAATAGTGTTGTTTTTCCTGCCCCAAGAAATCCAGATAGTACCGTTGTTGGGAGTTTATTTGTTGATTCCATTTTTTAAGTACAAATATATTGTTTTTTTGTAAGTGCAACAATGTTGCATTTACCGATTTTTCATTACTTAGGTATTTTAAATATTTACTGTTAAAATATCTTTTATTTTGGTTGTGTAACAAGGTGATAGTTGTTCTTGTTTGATTTGCCATTTTTGTATAAAACCTTGTGATGCTAAATGTATTTTATCTCTACCCATTGATTTATTAATTTTATCTATTGAATACATCAGTTTTCTTCTTTTTATTATATCCATTTTATTAAATAGTGATAGTTGGATATTTTTTTCATGTGATAGTTGGTGAACTATCACTCCCGCTTTTTTATATGAACAGTCATTTCTGTAGATTTTTTTCAAAGCTTTACGCGTCATGTTTGATATTTCAATACTGTCATTAGTGGCGGTAGGTAATGACAGTGTAATTTTCGGATGATACTGTTTAGTATTAGTTTTGTAAGGGTTGGTCATTAAAAAAACAGAAACTTTTGAACAACAACTTTTTTCTTTTCTCAGCTTATATGCACAATTGACTGCAAAATGAATAATTGCTTGTTTTATTAAATTATAATTTGTTATCTCCTTACCAAAGGAACGGGTTGTAGCTATACTTTTTTTTCTTGGTTGATATGTTTTGAAATCATAACATTGCTCGCCTTTTAGCTCCTTTTGTATAAGAATACCATTTGTTGACATATTTTTTTTGACCCACATTGTGTTTGCGTTTCTAAGTTCTAAGGCAGTGTTGATTCCTGATTTTTTTAGTTTATCACTATATCTTCTCCCAATACCCCATAAATTTTCTATAGGTAAATTATTTAGGGCTTTTTTTATTATATTTTTATTATCTAGAATCAGAACACCATTTTTAGTATATTTTTTAGCCATGTAATTTGCTACTTTAGCTAAAGTTTTAGTAGGTGCTAAACCAATTGAAACAGGTATACCAGTCCAGCGTTTTATGTTTTTTTTAATAAAAATTACTCTATCTACACTTGTGTAATTAGATAAATCTAAAAAGGCTTCATCTATTGAATAGATTTCTATTTTATTGACTTCTTTTTTTAGTATTTCCATCACCCTATTTGAGAAGTCTCCATAAAGTGCGAAATTAGTAGAGAATACATTGACTTTATTTTTTGTAATAATCGATTGAATTTTAAAGGCAGGTTCTCCCATTTTAATACCTA
Above is a window of Flavobacteriales bacterium TMED191 DNA encoding:
- a CDS encoding Y-family DNA polymerase — encoded protein: MIGLVDCNNFYASCERVFKPSLKNKAVIVLSNNDGCVIARSNEAKALGIKMGEPAFKIQSIITKNKVNVFSTNFALYGDFSNRVMEILKKEVNKIEIYSIDEAFLDLSNYTSVDRVIFIKKNIKRWTGIPVSIGLAPTKTLAKVANYMAKKYTKNGVLILDNKNIIKKALNNLPIENLWGIGRRYSDKLKKSGINTALELRNANTMWVKKNMSTNGILIQKELKGEQCYDFKTYQPRKKSIATTRSFGKEITNYNLIKQAIIHFAVNCAYKLRKEKSCCSKVSVFLMTNPYKTNTKQYHPKITLSLPTATNDSIEISNMTRKALKKIYRNDCSYKKAGVIVHQLSHEKNIQLSLFNKMDIIKRRKLMYSIDKINKSMGRDKIHLASQGFIQKWQIKQEQLSPCYTTKIKDILTVNI